A region from the Acanthopagrus latus isolate v.2019 chromosome 8, fAcaLat1.1, whole genome shotgun sequence genome encodes:
- the cpt1ab gene encoding carnitine O-palmitoyltransferase 1, liver isoform isoform X1 codes for MAEAHQAVAFQFTVTPDGIDLQLCHEALRQIYLSGLHSWKKRFIRFKNGVMTGVYPGSPGGFMVVVVSYMSYNKYHQLDPSLGLIAKLGQHIPISQYMSTDSQKIVGGVLVGTGLWVTIIMIMRNVLKGLLSWHGWMRARHGSVSWSTRVWMVLVKVFSGRKPMLYSFQNSLPRLPVPSVKDTCRRYLESVRPLMDDEQYERMKGLAKDFEKNLGPRVQWYLKLKSWWASNYVSDWWEEYIYLRGRGPIMVNSNYYAMDFLYVFPTSIQAARAGNAIHAIMLYRRKLDRAQIKPIYLLANKVPLCSAQWERMFNTSRTPGLETDTLQHMNESKHIAVFHKGRFFKVWMFYDGRLLLPREIEQQMERILADKSEPLPGEEKLAALTAGERTPWAKARETYFSRGKNKQALDAIEKAAFCVTLDETEQRYDESNPVKSLDSYAKSLLHGKCYDRWFDKSFNLIVFKNGTMGLNAEHSWADAPIVGHLWEHVLSMDPVKLGYSEDGHCHGEPHPNLPGPQRLQWDIPAECQEVIHSSLKVAEALADDVDSHIFPFSDFGKGLIKKCRTSPDAFIQIALQLAHYRDKGKFCLTYEASMTRLFREGRTETVRSCTMETCAFVRSMIRDETTEERLKLLKQAAEKHQNMYRLAMTGQGIDRHLFCLYVVSKYLGEDSAFLKEVLSEPWRLSTSQTPLQQVELFDLVKHPEYVSSGGGFGPVADDGYGVSYIIVGENLINFHISSKHSSPETDSHRFGTNIRQAMLDILDLFQLDKKTK; via the exons ATGGCAGAAGCTCACCAGGCGGTGGCctttcagttcactgtcaccCCTGATGGCATTGACCTCCAGCTGTGCCACGAGGCCCTACGCCAGATCTACCTCTCTGGCCTCCACTCCTGGAAGAAAAGGTTCATTCGCTTCAAG AATGGGGTAATGACTGGTGTGTACCCTGGAAGCCCTGGTGGGTTCATGGTCGTGGTTGTGTCCTACATGTCCTACAATAAATATCATCAGTTGGATCCCTCTCTGGGATTGATTGCCAAACTGGGCCAACACATACCTATCAG TCAATACATGTCTACAGACAGCCAGAAGATCGTCGGAGGAGTTCTGGTGGGCACGGGCCTGTGGGTCACCATAATCATGATTATGAGGAATGTCCTAAAGGGCCTGTTGTCGTGGCACGGCTGGATGCGTGCACGCCATGGCTCTGTGTCCTGGTCTACTCGTGTGTGGATG GTATTAGTGAAGGTGTTCTCTGGCCGGAAACCGATGCTCTACAGTTTCCAGAACTCTCTGCCCCGGCTGCCTGTCCCCAGTGTCAAGGACACCTGCAGAAGG TACCTGGAGTCAGTGCGCCCACTGATGGATGATGAGCAGTATGAACGAATGAAGGGCTTGGCTAAAGACTTTGAGAAGAACCTGGGACCCAGAGTGCAATGGTACCTCAAACTCAAGTCCTGGTGGGCCTCCAACTAT GTCAGTGACTGGTGGGAGGAATACATTTACCTCAGAGGCCGGGGACCCATCATGGTCAACAGCAACTATTATGCCATG gACTTCCTGTATGTGTTCCCCACCTCCATCCAGGCTGCTCGGGCAGGTAATGCCATCCATGCTATCATGCTCTACAGGAGAAAACTGGACAGAGCACAGATCAAACCT ATATACTTGCTGGCAAACAAGGTTCCTCTGTGTTCGGCTCAGTGGGAGCGGATGTTTAACACCAGCCGCACCCCTGGTTTGGAGACAG ACACCCTCCAGCACATGAACGAGAGTAAACACATAGCCGTGTTCCATAAGGGCCGCTTCTTCAAGGTGTGGATGTTTTATGATGGGCGGCTGCTGTTGCCACGGGAGATAGAGCAGCAGATGGAGAGGATCTTGGCAGACAAGTCGGAGCCCTTGCCAGGAGAGGAGAAACTAGCTGCGCTCACTGCAGGGGAAAG GACCCCCTGGGCCAAAGCACGTGAAACGTACTTTAGCCGTGGTAAGAACAAGCAAGCTCTGGATGCTATTGAGAAGGCAGCCTTCTGTGTGACGCTTGATGAGACTGAGCAGCGGTACGATGAAAGCAACCCAGTCAAGTCCCTGGACAGTTACGCAAAGTCACTGCTTCATGGAAAGTGCTACGACAG GTGGTTCGACAAATCATTTAACCTCATAGTTTTCAAGAATGGTACAATGGGACTGAACGCTGAGCATTCCTGGGCAGATGCTCCAATCGTTGGCCATTTGTGGGAG CATGTGCTGTCCATGGACCCGGTTAAACTGGGATATAGTGAAGACGGTCACTGCCACGGGGAGCCCCACCCCAACCTGCCAGGACCTCAGAGGCTGCAGTGGGACATCCCTGCTGAG TGCCAGGAAGTCATCCACAGCTCTCTGAAAGTCGCTGAGGCGCTGGCTGACGATGTGGACTCCCACATTTTCCCCTTCAGTGACTTTGGCAAGGGTCTGATTAAGAAGTGCCGCACTAGTCCTGATGCCTTCATCCAGATCGCCCTACAGCTGGCCCACTACAGG GACAAAGGGAAGTTCTGCCTGACATACGAAGCCTCCATGACACGTTTGTTCCGTGAGGGCCGAACAGAAACCGTGCGCTCCTGCACCATGGAGACTTGTGCCTTTGTTCGCTCCATGATCAGAGATGAGACA ACGGAAGAGCGTCTCAAGTTGCTCAAACAGGCGGCAGAGAAGCATCAGAATATGTACCGCCTGGCAATGACAGGACAGGGCATCGATCGGCATCTCTTCTGTCTCTACGTGGTGTCCAAATACCTGGGAGAGGACTCAGCCTTCCTCAAGGAG GTCTTGTCTGAGCCGTGGAGGCTGTCCACAAGTCAGActcctctgcagcaggttgAGCTGTTTGACCTGGTGAAGCACCCTGAGTATGTGTCCTCTGGAGGTGGATTTGGTCCA GTGGCTGATGATGGTTATGGTGTCTCTTACATCATTGTTGGTGAGAACCTCATCAACTTCCACATCTCCAGCAAACACTCAAGCCCAGAAACT GACTCCCACCGTTTCGGCACCAACATCAGACAGGCCATGCTGGACATACTGGATCTCTTCCAGCTGGACAAGAAAACCAAGTGA
- the cpt1ab gene encoding carnitine O-palmitoyltransferase 1, liver isoform isoform X2 has protein sequence MAEAHQAVAFQFTVTPDGIDLQLCHEALRQIYLSGLHSWKKRFIRFKNGVMTGVYPGSPGGFMVVVVSYMSYNKYHQLDPSLGLIAKLGQHIPISQYMSTDSQKIVGGVLVGTGLWVTIIMIMRNVLKGLLSWHGWMRARHGSVSWSTRVWMVLVKVFSGRKPMLYSFQNSLPRLPVPSVKDTCRRYLESVRPLMDDEQYERMKGLAKDFEKNLGPRVQWYLKLKSWWASNYVSDWWEEYIYLRGRGPIMVNSNYYAMDFLYVFPTSIQAARAGNAIHAIMLYRRKLDRAQIKPLMLLHTIPMCSAQYERMFNTSRVPGVDTDTLQHMNESKHIAVFHKGRFFKVWMFYDGRLLLPREIEQQMERILADKSEPLPGEEKLAALTAGERTPWAKARETYFSRGKNKQALDAIEKAAFCVTLDETEQRYDESNPVKSLDSYAKSLLHGKCYDRWFDKSFNLIVFKNGTMGLNAEHSWADAPIVGHLWEHVLSMDPVKLGYSEDGHCHGEPHPNLPGPQRLQWDIPAECQEVIHSSLKVAEALADDVDSHIFPFSDFGKGLIKKCRTSPDAFIQIALQLAHYRDKGKFCLTYEASMTRLFREGRTETVRSCTMETCAFVRSMIRDETTEERLKLLKQAAEKHQNMYRLAMTGQGIDRHLFCLYVVSKYLGEDSAFLKEVLSEPWRLSTSQTPLQQVELFDLVKHPEYVSSGGGFGPVADDGYGVSYIIVGENLINFHISSKHSSPETDSHRFGTNIRQAMLDILDLFQLDKKTK, from the exons ATGGCAGAAGCTCACCAGGCGGTGGCctttcagttcactgtcaccCCTGATGGCATTGACCTCCAGCTGTGCCACGAGGCCCTACGCCAGATCTACCTCTCTGGCCTCCACTCCTGGAAGAAAAGGTTCATTCGCTTCAAG AATGGGGTAATGACTGGTGTGTACCCTGGAAGCCCTGGTGGGTTCATGGTCGTGGTTGTGTCCTACATGTCCTACAATAAATATCATCAGTTGGATCCCTCTCTGGGATTGATTGCCAAACTGGGCCAACACATACCTATCAG TCAATACATGTCTACAGACAGCCAGAAGATCGTCGGAGGAGTTCTGGTGGGCACGGGCCTGTGGGTCACCATAATCATGATTATGAGGAATGTCCTAAAGGGCCTGTTGTCGTGGCACGGCTGGATGCGTGCACGCCATGGCTCTGTGTCCTGGTCTACTCGTGTGTGGATG GTATTAGTGAAGGTGTTCTCTGGCCGGAAACCGATGCTCTACAGTTTCCAGAACTCTCTGCCCCGGCTGCCTGTCCCCAGTGTCAAGGACACCTGCAGAAGG TACCTGGAGTCAGTGCGCCCACTGATGGATGATGAGCAGTATGAACGAATGAAGGGCTTGGCTAAAGACTTTGAGAAGAACCTGGGACCCAGAGTGCAATGGTACCTCAAACTCAAGTCCTGGTGGGCCTCCAACTAT GTCAGTGACTGGTGGGAGGAATACATTTACCTCAGAGGCCGGGGACCCATCATGGTCAACAGCAACTATTATGCCATG gACTTCCTGTATGTGTTCCCCACCTCCATCCAGGCTGCTCGGGCAGGTAATGCCATCCATGCTATCATGCTCTACAGGAGAAAACTGGACAGAGCACAGATCAAACCT CTCATGCTCCTACACACTATTCCCATGTGCTCAGCCCAATACGAGCGTATGTTCAACACCAGTCGTGTCCCAGGTGTAGACACAG ACACCCTCCAGCACATGAACGAGAGTAAACACATAGCCGTGTTCCATAAGGGCCGCTTCTTCAAGGTGTGGATGTTTTATGATGGGCGGCTGCTGTTGCCACGGGAGATAGAGCAGCAGATGGAGAGGATCTTGGCAGACAAGTCGGAGCCCTTGCCAGGAGAGGAGAAACTAGCTGCGCTCACTGCAGGGGAAAG GACCCCCTGGGCCAAAGCACGTGAAACGTACTTTAGCCGTGGTAAGAACAAGCAAGCTCTGGATGCTATTGAGAAGGCAGCCTTCTGTGTGACGCTTGATGAGACTGAGCAGCGGTACGATGAAAGCAACCCAGTCAAGTCCCTGGACAGTTACGCAAAGTCACTGCTTCATGGAAAGTGCTACGACAG GTGGTTCGACAAATCATTTAACCTCATAGTTTTCAAGAATGGTACAATGGGACTGAACGCTGAGCATTCCTGGGCAGATGCTCCAATCGTTGGCCATTTGTGGGAG CATGTGCTGTCCATGGACCCGGTTAAACTGGGATATAGTGAAGACGGTCACTGCCACGGGGAGCCCCACCCCAACCTGCCAGGACCTCAGAGGCTGCAGTGGGACATCCCTGCTGAG TGCCAGGAAGTCATCCACAGCTCTCTGAAAGTCGCTGAGGCGCTGGCTGACGATGTGGACTCCCACATTTTCCCCTTCAGTGACTTTGGCAAGGGTCTGATTAAGAAGTGCCGCACTAGTCCTGATGCCTTCATCCAGATCGCCCTACAGCTGGCCCACTACAGG GACAAAGGGAAGTTCTGCCTGACATACGAAGCCTCCATGACACGTTTGTTCCGTGAGGGCCGAACAGAAACCGTGCGCTCCTGCACCATGGAGACTTGTGCCTTTGTTCGCTCCATGATCAGAGATGAGACA ACGGAAGAGCGTCTCAAGTTGCTCAAACAGGCGGCAGAGAAGCATCAGAATATGTACCGCCTGGCAATGACAGGACAGGGCATCGATCGGCATCTCTTCTGTCTCTACGTGGTGTCCAAATACCTGGGAGAGGACTCAGCCTTCCTCAAGGAG GTCTTGTCTGAGCCGTGGAGGCTGTCCACAAGTCAGActcctctgcagcaggttgAGCTGTTTGACCTGGTGAAGCACCCTGAGTATGTGTCCTCTGGAGGTGGATTTGGTCCA GTGGCTGATGATGGTTATGGTGTCTCTTACATCATTGTTGGTGAGAACCTCATCAACTTCCACATCTCCAGCAAACACTCAAGCCCAGAAACT GACTCCCACCGTTTCGGCACCAACATCAGACAGGCCATGCTGGACATACTGGATCTCTTCCAGCTGGACAAGAAAACCAAGTGA